A window from Malania oleifera isolate guangnan ecotype guangnan chromosome 7, ASM2987363v1, whole genome shotgun sequence encodes these proteins:
- the LOC131160264 gene encoding protein MET1, chloroplastic, with product MSSAVVAGASSSCSAAFTRSHSTKATPLNAAPKPYPAASQIQKTSFQGLSLQDAKRGFSNSFIAEKKNTDLTLSRRVLEITARTAGASKSIEVEVDKPLGLTLGQKSGGGVVITGVDRGGNAARAGLKVGDQVLYTSSFFGDELWPADKLGFTKTAIQAKPDSVYFVVSRGAEVDVKRLPKRPAPPRFGRKLTEVQKARATHICLDCGYIYTLQKPFEEQPDTYVCPQCTAPKKRFARYDVNTGKAIGGGLPPIGVIVGLLAGVGAVGALLVYGLQ from the exons ATGTCATCAGCTGTGGTTGCTGGTGCCTCCTCTTCCTGCTCTGCTGCGTTCACTAGAAGCCACTCCACCAAAGCTACTCCATTGAATGCAGCACCAAAGCCATACCCTGCTGCCTCACAAATCCAG AAAACCAGTTTCCAGGGCCTTTCACTTCAGGATGCCAAAAGGGGTTTCTCCAATTCTTTCATAGCTGAGAAAAAGAACACCGATTTGACCCTTTCAAGAAGGGTTCTTGAGATTACAGCAAGGACAGCCGGGGCTTCAAAGAGCATAGAGGTTGAGGTTGACAAGCCTTTAGGCCTCACTTTGGGTCAAAAGTCAGGTGGTGGTGTAGTCATCACT GGCGTAGATAGAGGTGGTAATGCTGCAAGAGCAGGACTTAAGGTGGGTGACCAGGTGCTCTACACCAGCAGCTTCTTTGGAGATGAACTTTGGCCTGCAGATAAGCTAGGATTTACCAAAACTGCAATACAAGCAAAGCCAGACTCTGTCTACTTTGTTGTTAGCAG AGGGGCAGAAGTAGATGTAAAACGGCTACCAAAGCGCCCAGCTCCTCCTCGCTTCGGGAGGAAGCTAACCGAAGTTCAAAAG GCTAGAGCAACTCACATATGCCTCGACTGTGGTTACATTTACACCTTACAGAAACCTTTCGAAGAGCAG CCGGATACCTACGTATGCCCTCAATGCACAGCCCCAAAGAAGAGGTTTGCTCGATACGACGTGAACACCGGAAAAGCAATAGGTGGGGGATTGCCTCCCATAGGAGTCATCGTTGGGCTGCTTGCTGGTGTTGGTGCTGTTGGAGCTTTGCTTGTTTATGGTCTTCAATGA